The sequence TCGTTCAGGAGGTGGGACAGCGCCTCGTCACCCTTGGCCTGGGTGGAGTTCTCGGTGCACTGCTGGTTCTGCGGGGACGACAGGACGTTGATGTCCTGGACGGAGATCGGCACGAGGCCGAGCAGCGAGCCGACGTTCGCCTTGGCCGGGAGGGCGATGCAGGGCTTGTTCAGCGAGCCCTGGATGAGCGCGAACTGCGGGCTCCAGTCGCCGTGGGTCTCGGAGTTGCCGTACGCCTGCGAGGCGCCGTTGCCGTTGAACGTGGTGGTGCCGCCGTCGTTGGCGGTGGCCATGGCGGCCGGGGCGGCCGCGGCGGAGACGCCGACGATGGAGACGGCGACGGCCGCCGTGGACATGAACTTCTTGAACATGGGTGAGCCCTTCGGGAAGTGTTGCGTATCAGGCGGAGAAGCCCGGGGGAATGGTCGAGGTGCGGCGGTCAGCCGCCGAGGGGAACACCGCCGAGCAGCGGGGCGGCGCCCTCGGCCACACCGGTTGCCTGGCCCGCCAGCTTGCCGACCGTGCCGTCCTCCGAGAGCGTCTCGGTGGTCTCGGCGGCCGTGTCCACCAGCGGGTCGACGACCTGCGGGGCACTGGCCACGACCTGGTTGAGGCCGCTGTCGAGGCTGAAGTTGGGGGCCGTGGGCGTGGGAGCCGCGAAGGCGGGAGCGGCCGATCCGAGGGCAGCCACGGAACCGACAACGAGGGCGGCGGTCTTCGCGTACTTCACTATTCTGGTTCCCTTCCGCGCGGCGTCTGCTTCGGTCACGTCTCCGTGCCGCACACAAGCCTTCTTTACCTGTGACTTCTGCCGCTTTCTTCCTGATCAACGATCAGGCCGCTTCCGGGAAACTGCGGGGCGCGGAATTTCTCCCGCGGCGTCGGTGAATCCGGGAAGCCGGGCCGCCGGGACACGCGGTCAGCGAAAAGGCCCCGGACGGCACAGGTGCCGTCCGGGGCCCACCGGCTGCGGGCCCGAAGGCCGACCGCCGGAGAGTTACTGGTTGACGCAGGTGTTGCCGAACGCCGGGTTCAGCGCGCCGATCACGTTGACGGTGTTGCCGCAGATGTTGAGCGGAATGTGGATCGGGACCTGCAGGATGTTGCCCGACAGCACGCCCGGGGAGTGCGCGGCGACGGCTTCGGCACCCGAGTCGGCCATGGCCGGCGCGGCGAAGCCCATCGCCATGAACGTACCGGCGGCGACGGCGGCAACCTTGGTGAACTTCACGTTTCTTCCCTTTCCTCGGCGGAGTCCGGTGCGGTCACGACTGTCGTGCCCGCACGGGCCGGATACCGAATGGCCCATGACTCCTGCGCTGTCCTACGTAACGATGAACGCCCGGAATCGGAACTGTCCGTCGGGCCGATTTCTGGACATCCGCCCGAATGCCGCAGTCCTGTTCCGGGAACACAACGGGCCCGAGCCGCTCGGTGGAGGAACGCCGAGGGCCCGGGCCCGAGCAGGGCGGCTGCGGGTCAGTTGTTGCCGACGCCGTTGCCGGAGAGGATCGGGATGTCCTCCAGGATGTGCGACAGCGCCTCGTCACCCTTGGCCTGGGTGGAGTTCTCGGTGCACTGCTGGTTCTGCGGGGACGACAGGACGTTGATGTCCTGGACCGCGATCGGCACGAGACCGATGAGCGAACCGACGTTCGCCTTGGCCGGCAGGGCGATGCAGGGCTTGTTCAGCGAGCCCTGGACCAGCGCGAACTGCGGGCTCCAGTCGC is a genomic window of Streptomyces sp. YPW6 containing:
- a CDS encoding rodlin, with translation MFKKFMSTAAVAVSIVGVSAAAAPAAMATANDGGTTTFNGNGASQAYGNSETHGDWSPQFALIQGSLNKPCIALPAKANVGSLLGLVPISVQDINVLSSPQNQQCTENSTQAKGDEALSHLLNDIPILSGNGAGNN
- a CDS encoding chaplin translates to MKFTKVAAVAAGTFMAMGFAAPAMADSGAEAVAAHSPGVLSGNILQVPIHIPLNICGNTVNVIGALNPAFGNTCVNQ
- a CDS encoding rodlin → MIKKVLATGAVAASILGLGATQAMAIANDGGTTSVNGNGASQAYGNSETHGDWSPQFALVQGSLNKPCIALPAKANVGSLIGLVPIAVQDINVLSSPQNQQCTENSTQAKGDEALSHILEDIPILSGNGVGNN